One genomic window of Ilyobacter polytropus DSM 2926 includes the following:
- a CDS encoding pyruvate, water dikinase regulatory protein, which translates to MEKFTIHVFSDSFGESGEQVSKCALSQFGFGEYDIIRHSHINSLEKLNQELKIIDGAENILIVHTMINLDHVEVLSSFCKERNFRNIDLLNPLVSAIESFTKRSPRRESGIYKKLDEKYFRRIEAIEFAVKYDDGKDARGIYEADLILLGISRTSKTPLSIYLGNKKHIKVINIPLVPEMEIPKDIFKVPKKKIIGLTNSIEVLNKIREERLKTIGFKEGSAYSSMGRIIEEMDYAENIMKRIGCPVVDVSQKAIEETSEIIINIMKENGFKIIY; encoded by the coding sequence TTGGAGAAATTTACTATACACGTTTTTTCAGACTCTTTCGGAGAATCAGGAGAACAAGTTTCAAAATGTGCTCTCTCTCAATTTGGGTTTGGAGAATATGACATTATAAGGCATTCTCATATAAACAGCCTTGAGAAACTGAACCAAGAATTAAAAATAATAGATGGCGCCGAAAACATCCTGATAGTGCATACTATGATCAATTTAGACCATGTAGAAGTACTCAGCAGCTTTTGCAAAGAGAGAAATTTTAGAAATATAGATCTGCTGAATCCACTGGTAAGTGCAATAGAATCATTCACCAAAAGGTCTCCAAGAAGAGAATCAGGAATATATAAAAAACTTGATGAAAAATACTTCCGTAGAATAGAGGCCATTGAATTTGCGGTAAAATATGATGATGGTAAAGATGCCAGAGGAATATATGAAGCCGACCTCATACTTCTAGGTATATCCAGAACATCTAAGACACCACTTAGCATATACCTTGGAAATAAAAAACATATTAAAGTAATAAACATTCCACTGGTTCCAGAGATGGAAATTCCAAAGGATATATTTAAGGTTCCTAAGAAAAAAATCATAGGTCTTACTAATTCAATCGAAGTTTTAAATAAAATTCGTGAAGAAAGGCTCAAAACTATTGGATTTAAAGAGGGATCAGCTTATTCTTCAATGGGAAGAATCATAGAAGAGATGGATTATGCAGAAAATATAATGAAGAGAATAGGATGTCCTGTTGTGGATGTATCACAAAAAGCAATAGAAGAGACTTCTGAAATCATAATAAATATAATGAAAGAAAACGGATTTAAAATAATTTATTAA
- a CDS encoding CBS domain-containing protein: protein MDYTERQRKIIDIVKKRGPITGDEIGKILELTRGALRTDFSILTKNKILNSKPRKGYTYLGEGNTSGNKLGDKQVKTYMGVPSVLTEESTVYEAIVSLFLKDTGSLLIVKDGYLSGIVSRKDLLKHVMGGKENHKSPIGMIMTRMPNIIVCLPTDSIHSAAEKMVEHEIDSIPVVEEDIQDKKTRYKVLGKISKTTITRIFVDEFKKK, encoded by the coding sequence TTGGATTATACAGAAAGACAAAGGAAAATAATAGATATTGTTAAAAAAAGAGGTCCTATTACAGGTGATGAAATCGGAAAAATATTAGAACTCACCAGAGGTGCCCTAAGAACTGACTTTTCTATATTAACTAAAAATAAAATTCTTAATTCCAAGCCTAGAAAAGGATATACATACCTAGGTGAGGGAAATACAAGTGGCAATAAACTAGGAGATAAACAGGTCAAAACTTATATGGGTGTCCCTAGTGTCCTTACTGAAGAATCTACTGTTTATGAGGCTATCGTATCACTTTTTTTAAAGGATACAGGAAGTTTACTCATAGTAAAAGACGGATACCTATCAGGTATAGTATCTAGAAAAGATCTTTTGAAACACGTAATGGGCGGAAAAGAAAATCATAAATCTCCAATTGGTATGATAATGACCAGAATGCCGAATATTATAGTGTGCTTACCCACCGACAGCATACACTCAGCTGCAGAAAAAATGGTCGAACACGAGATAGATTCCATTCCAGTAGTGGAGGAAGACATCCAGGATAAAAAAACAAGATACAAGGTTCTCGGAAAAATTTCCAAAACAACTATAACAAGAATATTTGTAGACGAATTCAAAAAAAAATAG